Genomic window (Dyadobacter fanqingshengii):
TTCCCCAATAATGTCCTAGGGTTTTCCCTAAGATTTATAGAGTGGGGACTTTTCCTTTACGTTCACAGCTGATTCATCGTACTTTCGATGGATAAATATAAATTTATACTGAATACATATAAATGATACGAGTCCTCATCGCGGATGACCATAATGTCTTTGTCGAAGGCATAGAGTCGCTTATTTCAGGATCACTGGATATCGAAGTGACTGAGCGCTGCTACACGGTACAGTCAGTTATGGAGCGATTAAGCCAGACCGCGATCGACGTCGTGTTACTTGATATTTCGTTTCCCTATATCGAAGACGGCCTTGGCCTTTGTGAATATATTGTCCGTACATACCCGGAAACGAAAGTGGTAGCACTGACTATGCACGACGATGCCAGTCTCATTAAGCGGGTCGTGAAAAAGGGAGCGAAGGGCTATTTGTTGAAGAATACTACGAAAACGGAGTTGCTGCAGGCTATCCAAGCGGTTCACCACGAGAAGCAATATTTTAATGAATCGATCACGCAAATTCTGCTGAACGATAGCCCCAAAACCAGAAGGTCAACGGCCGGCATTGGTGCAAAACCGCACCTCAGCCCTCGCGAATCGGAAGTGCTGACCCGCATTGCGCAAGGATTAACAACGCAGCAGATGGCCACTCAGTTATTTGTGAGCGCCAAAGCAATCGAATTTCACCGAAGCAGTCTGCTGATGAAGTTCGGTGTTCCTAACACAGCCCTACTGATAAAGACGGCTATGGAGATGCAAATGATTGATTAGTTTTATTTTGTCATTACAGGTAATGCTCATGAAATGCTGTTCTCTCCGGTCTCGTTGGCGGATCACTTTCCTTCTCTTATTTATTCTAATAGGCGGGTTTCAATCCGTCAAGGCGGTAACGGACACGACGTCTGTTGATAGCTTACAAAGACAGATTAAGATGTTGGTGCAGGATAAGCTTTACAGTCAGGCTGCAAAGGCTTACGATTCCCTGGGTAAACTATACCATCGGCAGTACGGGTATAATAAATACACGATGGATTCTTATCTAAGTAGTTTAAAATATTTCAGCCTGATGGGCGACTCACTCGGATATTTTAATCAGTACC
Coding sequences:
- a CDS encoding response regulator transcription factor codes for the protein MIRVLIADDHNVFVEGIESLISGSLDIEVTERCYTVQSVMERLSQTAIDVVLLDISFPYIEDGLGLCEYIVRTYPETKVVALTMHDDASLIKRVVKKGAKGYLLKNTTKTELLQAIQAVHHEKQYFNESITQILLNDSPKTRRSTAGIGAKPHLSPRESEVLTRIAQGLTTQQMATQLFVSAKAIEFHRSSLLMKFGVPNTALLIKTAMEMQMID